Proteins encoded together in one Mobula birostris isolate sMobBir1 chromosome 9, sMobBir1.hap1, whole genome shotgun sequence window:
- the LOC140202615 gene encoding muscarinic acetylcholine receptor M2-like — translation MANSTQTNASLSNLTDIERGSAYKTVEVIFIVIVAGSLSLVTIIGNILVMLSIKVNRQLQTINNYFIFSLACADLIIGVFSMNLYTIYIVIGYWPMGPVVCDLWLALDYVVSNASVMNLLIISFDRYFCVTKPLSYPVKRTTKMAGMMITAAWVLSFILWAPAILFWQFIVGGRTVKEGECHVQFFSNPVVTFGTAIAAFYLPVITMTILYVHISRASKSRIKKDKKEPESNKGTISPSLVRGKIMKPNNNNISSAPDGLQNVKVQNGKAAGEGMTDHCGQGEEKEVSNDSTSLSVVPSIQKEEGTIDESTKVSTAQRHFSIGSSKLSCIKVVTKSQKSDYCATTVEIVPDNSTKNGKDRELTTAHKIIKVTKTPAKKKKGVVTREKKVTRTILAILLAFIITWTPYNVMVLINTFCSVCVPNTVWTIGYWLCYINSTINPACYALCNATFKKTFKHLLLCQYKNIGATR, via the coding sequence ATGGCTAATTCAACACAGACAAATGCATCTCTCAGCAACCTAACAGACATTGAAAGAGGGAGTGCTTACAAAACAGTTGAAGTCATCTTCATTGTGATTGTAGCAGGATCTTTGAGTCTGGTgaccattattggaaacattctgGTTATGCTTTCTATCAAAGTAAACAGACAGTTACAAACAATTAACAACTATTTCATTTTCAGCTTAGCCTGCGCTGATTTGATTATTGGTGTGTTCTCCATGAACCTGTACACCATTTACATCGTCATTGGCTACTGGCCCATGGGCCCAGTGGTGTGTGATTTATGGCTGGCCCTAGATTATGTTGTTAGTAATGCATCTGTCATGAACCTTCTTATCATCAGCTTTGATCGATACTTCTGTGTGACAAAGCCTCTCAGCTACCCTGTGAAGAGAACCACCAAGATGGCAGGGATGATGATTACAGCTGCTTGGGTGCTGTCATTTATCCTGTGGGCTCCTGCCATTCTCTTCTGGCAGTTCATTGTAGGTGGGCGGACAGTTAAAGAGGGTGAGTGCCATGTGCAGTTCTTCTCAAATCCAGTTGTCACTTTTGGCACCGCAATAGCAGCCTTCTATCTACCAGTTATTACCATGACGATTTTGTATGTGCACATATCCCGTGCTAGCAAGAGTCGGATCAAGAAGGATAAGAAAGAGCCAGAGTCCAACAAAGGCACCATTTCTCCCAGTCTAGTGCGAGGTAAAATAATGAAACCGAATAACAACAATATTTCAAGTGCACCTGATGGGTTGCAgaatgtcaaagttcaaaatggCAAGGCAGCTGGTGAAGGAATGACAGATCATTGTGGCCAAGGAGAGGAAAAGGAGGTCTCCAATGACTCGACTTCCCTCAGTGTGGTCCCTTCCATCCAGAAGGAGGAAGGAACGATCGATGAGAGCACGAAGGTCTCCACTGCACAAAGGCATTTTAGCATCGGCAGCTCCAAGCTCTCCTGCATAAAGGTTGTCACTAAATCCCAAAAGAGTGACTACTGTGCTACCACAGTTGAAATCGTGCCAGACAACAGCACCAAGAATGGCAAAGACAGAGAGCTCACCACAGCCCACAAGATCATTAAAGTGACAAAGACCCCTGCTAAGAAAAAGAAGGGAGTTGTAACCCGGGAGAAGAAGGTGACTAGGACCATCCTGGCTATTCTGCTGGCATTTATCATCACCTGGACCCCATACAATGTCATGGTGCTCATTAACACTTTCTGTTCAGTCTGCGTCCCTAACACAGTATGGACTATTGGATACTGGCTCTGTTACATCAACAGTACTATCAACCCTGCCTGCTATGCACTATGCAATGCTACCTTCAAGAAAACCTTCAAACATCTTCTCTTGTGTCAATATAAAAACATTGGTGCAACAAGATAA